Proteins from a single region of Antechinus flavipes isolate AdamAnt ecotype Samford, QLD, Australia chromosome 2, AdamAnt_v2, whole genome shotgun sequence:
- the TYSND1 gene encoding peroxisomal leader peptide-processing protease, protein MGRRWGLALAAGERAGCVVSARGAERPGAEAEGPWSCSGVLLSRSAGLVLCHGGIVAPFLRAGAGVLQPGAGPSFLGAESCRDDLRLHVQWGPGRGLGARPGPRGALCTPPCSAQPAPRAPARARLLLLVCCPAFRAGFARLFGGDTAEQWRFAGSGPEPPAPPQESEDQAGAWADEGPLLAALGWFALLCIEGSAEAAAGPRLSVAPAASLPKGAPLLACGSPFGAFCPDIFLNSLSRGVLSNAAGPLLLTDARCLPGTEGAGVFSAHGALVALVAAPLCWRAREWVGLSLLCAADALLHAATHALGRLGSPAEARLLASLLPPEDPPSPPLLPELGAAWTAAVLVECGSVWGSGVALAPRLVLTCRHVAPQEAKRVLVRPAAPKSSPVWGKVVFATQDTSPYDVAVVKLEENLRGIPFPVLATHFHEGEDVCVVGFGAFGQACGPSVTSGILSAVVEVNDAPVMLQTTCAVHGGSSGGPLFSDLGELLGIVTSNTRDNSTGATYPHLNFSIPVTVLEPALEQYRQTGDLQRFGELDRPGEQVRVVWRLQRVPAEPPRSKL, encoded by the exons ATGGGGCGGCGCTGGGGCCTAGCCTTGGCGGCGGGCGAGCGGGCGGGCTGCGTGGTGAGCGCTCGCGGCGCAGAGCGCCCCGGAGCCGAGGCCGAGGGTCCGTGGAGCTGCAGCGGGGTGCTGCTGAGCCGGAGCGCGGGGCTCGTGCTGTGCCACGGGGGCATCGTGGCACCCTTCCTGCGCGCCGGTGCCGGGGTGCTACAGCCGGGGGCCGGGCCGTCCTTCCTGGGCGCAGAGAGCTGTCGGGACGACTTGCGGCTGCACGTGCAGTGGGGGCCGGGCCGCGGGTTGGGGGCGCGGCCCGGGCCGCGAGGTGCACTTTGTACGCCACCCTGTAGCGCCCAGCCAGCGCCCCGCGCCCCGGCCCGCGCCCGCCTGCTACTGCTCGTCTGCTGCCCGGCCTTTCGCGCCGGCTTCGCGCGTCTCTTCGGCGGCGACACGGCCGAACAGTGGCGCTTCGCGGGCAGCGGCCCCGAGCCCCCAGCTCCCCCGCAGGAGTCCGAGGACCAGGCGGGCGCGTGGGCGGATGAGGGGCCGCTGCTGGCGGCGCTCGGTTGGTTCGCGCTGTTGTGCATCGAGGGCAGCGCGGAGGCGGCGGCCGGCCCGCGGCTGTCGGTGGCCCCTGCTGCCTCCCTGCCCAAGGGCGCCCCGCTGCTTGCCTGCGGCTCCCCATTCGGTGCCTTCTGCCCGGACATCTTCCTCAACAGTCTGAGCCGCGGCGTGCTCAGCAACGCGGCCGGCCCGCTGCTGCTCACGGACGCGCGCTGCCTGCCCGGCACCGAGGGGGCCGGCGTCTTCTCGGCCCACGGCGCCCTCGTGGCGCTCGTGGCGGCGCCGCTCTGCTGGCGGGCCCGCGAGTGGGTGGGCCTGAGCCTGCTCTGCGCCGCCGACGCGCTCCTCCACGCCGCTACCCACGCGCTAGGCCGCCTGGGCAGCCCCGCCGAAGCCCGCCTGCTGGCCTCGCTCCTGCCCCCCGAGGACCCTCCGAGTCCCCCGCTCCTCCCGGAGCTAGGGGCTGCGTGGACCGCTGCCGTTCTGGTCGAGTGTGGGTCCGTGTGGGGCTCCGGAGTGGCGTTGGCCCCGCGCCTGGTGCTCACCTGCCGCCATGTGGCCCCGCAGGAGGCCAAGAGGGTCCTGGTGCGGCCTGCAGCCCCCAA GAGTTCTCCGGTCTGGGGGAAAGTGGTGTTTGCCACCCAGGACACATCTCCCTATGACGTGGCAGTGGTGAAGCTGGAGGAGAACCTCAGGGGCATCCCATTTCCTGTCCTGGCCACCCACTTCCATGAAG GAGAGGACGTGTGTGTGGTCGGCTTTGGGGCCTTTGGCCAGGCCTGTGGTCCCTCAGTGACCTCGGGGATCCTGTCTGCTGTGGTGGAGGTGAACGACGCGCCCGTGATGCTGCAGACCACGTGCGCCGTGCACGGGGGGTCCAGCGGGGGCCCTCTCTTCAGCGACTTGGGGGAACTCCTGG GGATCGTCACCAGCAACACCAGAGACAACAGCACGGGGGCCACCTACCCCCACCTGAACTTCAGCATCCCCGTCACGGTGCTGGAGCCGGCCCTGGAGCAGTACCGGCAGACCGGGGACCTGCAGCGCTTCGGGGAGCTGGACCGGCCTGGCGAGCAGGTGAGGGTGGTGTGGCGGCTGCAGAGGGTCCCGGCCGAGCCCCCCCGGAGCAAGCTCTGA